Below is a genomic region from Fulvia fulva chromosome 13, complete sequence.
GCTGGTAAGAGCTCAGCTGAGTACTTATCAGGAGAGCGTAGAAACGTGGCTGCCAACTGAATGCATGTCGAATGACTGGAACATCCACTGGACGCCATCTATGCTGTGTAACCCCAAGGTGAACATCTCAAGGGCTATCAGTATGCACAGACTCTTTCACAGAACGATCCAATAGCTCAGTGATGCGGTCCTTTGAATCAAATGCCGTAGACTCGGTGACTTTAAGTCGACGCCAACAATCCCGCAAAATCGCAGCCGTCGTATGAACAAAAATCGTCTCATCTCCCAGTATGAGCTTCGCCGTCGACGCCGTCGCGTCAGAGATGAGTGGGCGCGGACTTGGTGCACATCCCAGTCGATCATAATGGCCACAGCTCCGTTGCTTTAACGTCAGATACCACAGCACAAGGCGACCCTCAGGCGTCTTCCCTTCGCAGCAATTGAGCACCACGACAAGAATCCGCTCATTCTGCGACCCAACATATTCAAATGCAGTCTTCGCCAGCAGACGAATTTCCAGCCCCAGGTTCGTCAGCGTATACGCCGGCCTCTGCAAAGCGTCACACTCTACGGTTGAGTCGCTGTGCTGGAAACATATCGGAGATCCAGCGAGCAGCGGGACAGAGCTACTCGATTCCACTGGAGACCTCCACGCGAAAACCGTCTCATCGCGAGTCTTCCTGATGATTTCTTGCAGAAGACGAGGCCAGGCTCTTGCACCTTCGCCATAGAGTAAGGGCATATTCACCTCGAAGATCCCGAGCATGCAATACGCTATGTCTTCCCTTCGCGTCGTAGTCCGTCTTGCGATCCAGCTCAACTTCTGCGCCGCGCTTTTGTTGGAGATATGGGCTTGCCCAAGAAGAATGTCGAGCGATATGCCTGTGATGGATGCGATCTGCGACGAAATTTCAACCGATAGCTCCTCGTGGTCGGCGAGAGCTTCGGAGTTTTTGATGGCAATCAGGCTCCAGGAGGCGTTGAAGAAGAGGACAGTGCGAGGTGCTATTAATTCTTGGAGAGTCCAGCCTCGCGTGAACCAGTCCGACCGCTCTAGCTGTGAGTCGAGGTCTTCAATTGGCGAGTCCGAACCATACagaacgtcaaagaggtaCACATAACACTCCGAAGCACATTCGTACCACTGGTACATAGAGTTGATAGCTTCCGAGAGTTCGGCGCTGCTTCTTTTGTCGATGCAGCATGTGTCAATCCATAGCCAGGACAGTCCCCGGTCACGAGCGACTTTGCAGCTGCTAATTACTTTCTGGTAGCCCATGGAATCCTTCCTTCGCCCCTTCATGAAGTCTTTGGAGCCGAGCTCATCGCTAGTCCACCGGTGGGAGAGAATGGCATACTTTGGCCGATTGACGTCGAAATTGAACTCGCAAAGCTCAACGGTGTCTGTGTCTATCAGCCACATGTTGGTTAGATCCTGCCGAAAATCCGATGCAGCGAGACGTGTGAGACAAGTCCGCTTGAATATATACAGGTGTTAAAAATGGACCAAATCTCGTCGAGCTGAAGAGCAAGCTTGGGGCTTAAGACGCGAGCACAGCTCCACCCACGAGAGAAGAGCTTGGCCCGCAGCGGTGGCGCTCAGCCCGGACTTCTGGGAACAGCTCATCTTGACGCCCATAGCGTCCTTGTGCTGCGGACTGTAGCGGCCTCTTCGGAACCGCTCCGAGATACAAAATTGGTCGATGCAGGTATCGCTCGGCATATCGATGTCGACAGTGGCGAGGTGAACACATGCTACAGAGGCACGTTGATACCATTTGAACATGGAAACGATACGATAGCCTCCGACAATTCGGCGCTGCTTCTTGCATCGATGCAGCAAGAATCCACCCATGCGTGGCGCAGTGTAGCGAAAGGATTCTCGTTACCTTGAGCTGTGGTCCGTTCTCCACGATACTGTTTGACAACCTTGCAGAACTTCTGCACTTTTCGATGACCCAGTGAGTCTCTATTTCGTCCCATTCGGAAAACCTTGAAATCGACCTCATTGCTAGACCAGCGGTGCGACAAGATAGCATAGGGTGGAATGGCACCGCCGGAGAACTTGATATCGATTAAACGCATTGTGCAAGCTGTAGTGGTCTGAACTTGGGTGCTTCTTCCGTTCGACTTTTATGACAGTCGTCCTCGAGCCTCACTGGGCTGGGGCGTGCTGCGGCGCAGCCTTGCAGTGGTGGGATACGTAGTACTCGCTGCCTTTCGCGAGCTGCTGCGGCAACAGTGGTGAACACGGAACGCGCATTCTTTCAGGCAAAGTAAAACAACGTGACCTGCAGAGTAATCTCGCATGTTCGTACCGCTTGACATACCACCAGGGTCGTGATAGGCTGAAGTGGCGACTTTTGGCATGAATGTTGCTCCTCCATTGATTTGATCGGTATGAGACGCTGCTTCGAAGCTTGATTTATCTTATTGCCGCTAGTATCCCTGCCAAGTGCATCAGCAGCTCCATCGACCATATTAGACACGACAACCCTGTTCGCGTCAGTACAATCTGTAGGTCAAGTGATAATGTGAGCACGAAAGTGAAGTGCGCCAGGCCATTCATTCAAGGCCATCCTCGTAGCATCTTGCCCAGCAACTCAGGCCATCCAATGCGAGGATGATGCGCGATCTGTGAAGACTTCTTGTGATGTCGCTGAAACATATGGATATCTGTACATAAGACTATGAACCTGCGGCCGCAGGTGCTCCAGTCCCCGTGGCAGCGACTCCAGCACCAGGAGCGGGCGGCAAAAACAGAGGCATATATCCCTGCCAGACATGTCAGTCAAAGTTTGCAATGCTAGTCTATCCGGGCGCTGAACCTACAACTCCCAACGACAGCGCAGCCATTCCGACAGAAAGATAAGCCGGTGATGAGGCCGCCGCCTTCTGTGCAGGCGATTCCGAAAGCCACTGCTGGATGGCGAATAGAACTGCCGTCCATCCAAGCATCCTGTCACCAGATCGTCAGTACAGGGGGATAGAGAGATGTCTTGGCGTATGTACTTGTTCCTGGTGAAGATTGCTGCCATTGGAAGTGTGCTAGTCATCGTGCCTGTGGGGAATTCCATCGTCAGCAAAGGAGTCGCATCGTTGATACGACGGGCGTCTGACTTTGGAAGTCTTGGTTATCCTTGGAGTCCTCAGGTGGCATGTAAGGCACGACTGCAGTGACATGTCAGCAGTGATCACCAATCTGTCATCTTGTGGCCGTACTGAGGTCGTCCCTGCGCATGTCTTTTTTGGTAGCCATGGTGGCACGAGATGGCGTCGATGCAGCTGGAGTGAGGTGTCGCGTGCCGGGTATCAGGAGATGGTGCTAGACGGGTGTGTGTTGAGTGCGCGCAGCAGCAGACGGTAGATCGGGTGTGGAGGGCAAGGTCGGTGATGGACGGGCTGTCGGGTAGTCTAGCCGAATGCGGCAGCATTTCGGCAATAAGGCACGACGACATCTGAAGGGGCGGCACCTAAGCTCCATCACCATACATGTGGGTCACAATGCTTCAGCTGTCACTGTACTTCATGCGTGATCGATAGTGAAGGTCACCTGCGGCATAGCACTATGTACTCACAGTCCAGATCAGACTGCTGCGGCGCCACCCGCGCGGCGACACACGTGCTGTAGACTGTAGTTCTAGGAGCGGTGGGTACCGCGGCTTATGCAGATGGAGGGATGCGAGCCGACCGGCGACGGAGATACATCAGCAAAGCGAATCTTATGCTTTTTGTGAACCGGACACCGAACGGCGAGATTAGCTGATGAATGATTCGATCGGGTGGTGAGATTACAGGAGCATCATGTAGGAGGTGCGGCAGACTGGCAGTGTGTTGCCGGGTACGCAGCCCATCACAGGACGATTCAATTTGATTG
It encodes:
- a CDS encoding Vegetative incompatibility protein HET-E-1, translating into MWLIDTDTVELCEFNFDVNRPKYAILSHRWTSDELGSKDFMKGRRKDSMGYQKVISSCKVARDRGLSWLWIDTCCIDKRSSAELSEAINSMYQWYECASECYVYLFDVLYGSDSPIEDLDSQLERSDWFTRGWTLQELIAPRTVLFFNASWSLIAIKNSEALADHEELSVEISSQIASITGISLDILLGQAHISNKSAAQKLSWIARRTTTRREDIAYCMLGIFEVNMPLLYGEGARAWPRLLQEIIRKTRDETVFAWRSPVESSSSVPLLAGSPICFQHSDSTVECDALQRPAYTLTNLGLEIRLLAKTAFEYVGSQNERILVVVLNCCEGKTPEGRLVLWYLTLKQRSCGHYDRLGCAPSPRPLISDATASTAKLILGDETIFVHTTAAILRDCWRRLKVTESTAFDSKDRITELLDRSVKESVHTDSP